Proteins co-encoded in one Candidatus Dormiibacterota bacterium genomic window:
- a CDS encoding BrnT family toxin: MPGLEFAGFEWDQSKSARCLRERGFDFDYAARVFFAAFSEREARRGPYDEMRFLVIGEVGDVVIAVVWTQRGNLRRIISARPASRAERKQFYEYREAQQQGHS; the protein is encoded by the coding sequence ATGCCTGGCCTAGAGTTCGCCGGCTTTGAGTGGGACCAGAGCAAAAGCGCCCGGTGCCTTAGAGAGCGCGGCTTCGATTTCGACTACGCAGCCAGGGTCTTTTTTGCCGCATTTTCGGAGCGGGAAGCCCGGCGCGGTCCATACGACGAGATGCGTTTTCTCGTAATCGGCGAGGTTGGCGATGTCGTTATCGCTGTCGTTTGGACTCAACGCGGAAATCTAAGAAGAATCATATCAGCGCGGCCTGCGTCGCGCGCCGAAAGGAAGCAGTTCTATGAGTACCGTGAGGCGCAGCAACAAGGACATTCGTGA
- a CDS encoding helix-turn-helix domain-containing protein: MSTVRRSNKDIREGPGRIDRAKIATFTDRTIERFARDDQSEAAQFGAPRFVPPQTDVRALRDRLGLSQSEFASTYLLSVRTIQQWEQGQREPSEPARVLLYAIARDAKAVKRALHRA, encoded by the coding sequence ATGAGTACCGTGAGGCGCAGCAACAAGGACATTCGTGAAGGTCCCGGTCGGATCGATCGGGCGAAAATCGCAACTTTTACGGATCGAACCATCGAGCGTTTTGCGCGCGACGACCAGAGCGAAGCGGCGCAATTTGGAGCACCGCGCTTCGTACCGCCACAGACCGACGTACGCGCCCTGCGTGACCGCCTGGGGCTCTCCCAATCGGAATTTGCGTCCACGTATCTGCTATCCGTGCGGACGATTCAACAATGGGAGCAAGGCCAGCGCGAGCCTTCGGAACCGGCGCGGGTGCTTCTGTACGCCATCGCACGCGACGCAAAAGCCGTCAAGCGCGCGCTGCATCGCGCCTAA